A genome region from Myxocyprinus asiaticus isolate MX2 ecotype Aquarium Trade chromosome 12, UBuf_Myxa_2, whole genome shotgun sequence includes the following:
- the LOC127448958 gene encoding myosin-binding protein H-like isoform X2 has protein sequence MPAKPAPIKKSAKAAKKEEPAPAPAPAPAPAPEPAAEPAPAEPAPAEPVPAEAAPAEAAPAEAAPAGGEAPPAEAPPAVEAAPPAKAAAEAPPAEEIKAPTPPPPAEPTSEPLELGVEDVNDTSVTITWRPPATIGNSGLDGYTVEICKEGTGDWKAANEELTVSCRYVIKNQTTGDRLNIRVVAMNPGGRSPPATLTDPVLVREVVDRPKIRLPRFLRQRYVKNVGEKINIVIPFSGKPQPVVSWTKDGQPIDTKKVNIRNSDKDSIFFIRAAERADSGVYEMCVKVESFEDKAQITLQIVELPGPPASVKIVDTWGFNVALEWTEPKDSGNTAITGYTIQKADKKTGDWFTVLEHYHRMNATISDLIMGNTYFFRVFTENKCGISQEATATKTSATIQKTGIDYKPPEYKEHDFSEAPKFTTPLADRSTTVGYNAKLLCAVRGFPKPKVQWMKNQMIIGDDPKFRQINNQGICSLEIRKPGNFDGGVYTCRAKNEHGEALVSCKLEVKQPVIADADKK, from the exons ATGCCAGCAAAACCAGCCCCCATAAAGAAGTCGGCCAAAGCCGCCAAGAAGGAGGAACCCGCACCCGCGCCTGCGCCTGCGCCTGCACCAGCACCTGAGCCCGCAGCTGAGCCCGCACCTGCCGAACCTGCGCCCGCTGAGCCTGTCCCCGCTGAAGCTGCCCCGGCAGAGGCTGCCCCTGCTGAAGCTGCCCCTGCCGGGGGCGAAGCCCCACCAGCTGAAGCCCCACCAGCGGTGGAGGCAGCACCTCCTGCAAAAG CTGCTGCTGAAGCTCCACCTGCTGAGGAAATCAAAGCTCCTACACCACCTCCACCTGCAG AGCCAACTAGCGAGCCATTGGAGCTTGGTGTTGAAGATGTCAATGATACTTCAGTCACCATTACATGGAGACCACCCGCCACCATTGGAAACTCTGGTTTGGATGGATACACTGTGGAAATCTGCAAGGAAGGAA CTGGTGACTGGAAAGCGGCTAACGAGGAGCTCACTGTGTCCTGCCGTTACGTCATCAAGAACCAGACCACCGGTGACCGCCTGAACATTAGGGTGGTGGCCATGAACCCTGGCGGCCGCAGCCCTCCCGCCACACTGACTGACCCTGTCCTGGTCAGAGAGGTCGTGG ATCGCCCCAAAATCCGTCTGCCACGTTTCCTGAGGCAGCGTTACGTGAAAAATGTTGGCGAGAAGATCAACATTGTTATTCCCTTCAGT GGCAAACCACAACCTGTTGTCTCATGGACAAAGGACGGCCAGCCTATTGACACTAAAAAGGTAAATATTCGCAACAGTGACAAGGACAGCATCTTCTTCATCCGTGCCGCCGAGAGAGCCGACTCCGGTGTGTATGAGATGTGTGTTAAAGTCGAAAGCTTTGAGGACAAAGCCCAGATTACTCTGCAGATTGTTG AGTTGCCTGGACCTCCAGCCAGTGTCAAGATCGTGGACACATGGGGTTTCAACGTTGCTCTGGAATGGACCGAGCCCAAAGACAGTGGAAACACAGCAATCACCGGATACACCATCCAGAAGGCCGACAAAAAGACAGGG GACTGGTTCACAGTATTGGAACACTATCACAGAATGAATGCCACCATTTCAGACCTTATCATGGGCAACACCTACTTTTTCAGGGTCTTCACTGAGAACAAATGTGGAATTAGTCAAGAGGCAACTGCCACAAAGACCTCAGCCACAATCCAGAAGACAG GAATTGACTACAAGCCTCCAGAGTATAAGGAACATGACTTCAGTGAGGCACCCAAATTCACCACCCCCCTGGCAGACCGCAGCACTACTGTTGGATATAACGCCAAGCTGCTTTGTGCCGTTAGAGGATTCCCTAAG CCTAAGGTCCAGTGGATGAAGAATCAGATGATCATTGGCGATGACCCTAAGTTCAGGCAGATCAACAACCAGGGCATCTGCTCCCTAGAGATCCGTAAACCCGGCAACTTTGACGGTGGCGTTTACACCTGCAGGGCCAAGAACGAGCACGGAGAGGCCTTAGTTAGCTGCAAACTGGAGGTGAAAC
- the LOC127448958 gene encoding myosin-binding protein H-like isoform X1, which yields MPAKPAPIKKSAKAAKKEEPAPAPAPAPAPAPEPAAEPAPAEPAPAEPVPAEAAPAEAAPAEAAPAGGEAPPAEAPPAVEAAPPAKAAAAAPAEEGTAPTEGEAPTDAAAEAPPAEEIKAPTPPPPAEPTSEPLELGVEDVNDTSVTITWRPPATIGNSGLDGYTVEICKEGTGDWKAANEELTVSCRYVIKNQTTGDRLNIRVVAMNPGGRSPPATLTDPVLVREVVDRPKIRLPRFLRQRYVKNVGEKINIVIPFSGKPQPVVSWTKDGQPIDTKKVNIRNSDKDSIFFIRAAERADSGVYEMCVKVESFEDKAQITLQIVELPGPPASVKIVDTWGFNVALEWTEPKDSGNTAITGYTIQKADKKTGDWFTVLEHYHRMNATISDLIMGNTYFFRVFTENKCGISQEATATKTSATIQKTGIDYKPPEYKEHDFSEAPKFTTPLADRSTTVGYNAKLLCAVRGFPKPKVQWMKNQMIIGDDPKFRQINNQGICSLEIRKPGNFDGGVYTCRAKNEHGEALVSCKLEVKQPVIADADKK from the exons ATGCCAGCAAAACCAGCCCCCATAAAGAAGTCGGCCAAAGCCGCCAAGAAGGAGGAACCCGCACCCGCGCCTGCGCCTGCGCCTGCACCAGCACCTGAGCCCGCAGCTGAGCCCGCACCTGCCGAACCTGCGCCCGCTGAGCCTGTCCCCGCTGAAGCTGCCCCGGCAGAGGCTGCCCCTGCTGAAGCTGCCCCTGCCGGGGGCGAAGCCCCACCAGCTGAAGCCCCACCAGCGGTGGAGGCAGCACCTCCTGCAAAAG CTGCTGCTGCCGCCCCTGCCGAAGAAGGCACTGCACCCACTGAAGGAGAAGCTCCCACAGATG CTGCTGCTGAAGCTCCACCTGCTGAGGAAATCAAAGCTCCTACACCACCTCCACCTGCAG AGCCAACTAGCGAGCCATTGGAGCTTGGTGTTGAAGATGTCAATGATACTTCAGTCACCATTACATGGAGACCACCCGCCACCATTGGAAACTCTGGTTTGGATGGATACACTGTGGAAATCTGCAAGGAAGGAA CTGGTGACTGGAAAGCGGCTAACGAGGAGCTCACTGTGTCCTGCCGTTACGTCATCAAGAACCAGACCACCGGTGACCGCCTGAACATTAGGGTGGTGGCCATGAACCCTGGCGGCCGCAGCCCTCCCGCCACACTGACTGACCCTGTCCTGGTCAGAGAGGTCGTGG ATCGCCCCAAAATCCGTCTGCCACGTTTCCTGAGGCAGCGTTACGTGAAAAATGTTGGCGAGAAGATCAACATTGTTATTCCCTTCAGT GGCAAACCACAACCTGTTGTCTCATGGACAAAGGACGGCCAGCCTATTGACACTAAAAAGGTAAATATTCGCAACAGTGACAAGGACAGCATCTTCTTCATCCGTGCCGCCGAGAGAGCCGACTCCGGTGTGTATGAGATGTGTGTTAAAGTCGAAAGCTTTGAGGACAAAGCCCAGATTACTCTGCAGATTGTTG AGTTGCCTGGACCTCCAGCCAGTGTCAAGATCGTGGACACATGGGGTTTCAACGTTGCTCTGGAATGGACCGAGCCCAAAGACAGTGGAAACACAGCAATCACCGGATACACCATCCAGAAGGCCGACAAAAAGACAGGG GACTGGTTCACAGTATTGGAACACTATCACAGAATGAATGCCACCATTTCAGACCTTATCATGGGCAACACCTACTTTTTCAGGGTCTTCACTGAGAACAAATGTGGAATTAGTCAAGAGGCAACTGCCACAAAGACCTCAGCCACAATCCAGAAGACAG GAATTGACTACAAGCCTCCAGAGTATAAGGAACATGACTTCAGTGAGGCACCCAAATTCACCACCCCCCTGGCAGACCGCAGCACTACTGTTGGATATAACGCCAAGCTGCTTTGTGCCGTTAGAGGATTCCCTAAG CCTAAGGTCCAGTGGATGAAGAATCAGATGATCATTGGCGATGACCCTAAGTTCAGGCAGATCAACAACCAGGGCATCTGCTCCCTAGAGATCCGTAAACCCGGCAACTTTGACGGTGGCGTTTACACCTGCAGGGCCAAGAACGAGCACGGAGAGGCCTTAGTTAGCTGCAAACTGGAGGTGAAAC
- the LOC127448958 gene encoding myosin-binding protein H-like isoform X3: MPAKPAPIKKSAKAAKKEEPAPAPAPAPAPAPEPAAEPAPAEPAPAEPVPAEAAPAEAAPAEAAPAGGEAPPAEAPPAVEAAPPAKEPTSEPLELGVEDVNDTSVTITWRPPATIGNSGLDGYTVEICKEGTGDWKAANEELTVSCRYVIKNQTTGDRLNIRVVAMNPGGRSPPATLTDPVLVREVVDRPKIRLPRFLRQRYVKNVGEKINIVIPFSGKPQPVVSWTKDGQPIDTKKVNIRNSDKDSIFFIRAAERADSGVYEMCVKVESFEDKAQITLQIVELPGPPASVKIVDTWGFNVALEWTEPKDSGNTAITGYTIQKADKKTGDWFTVLEHYHRMNATISDLIMGNTYFFRVFTENKCGISQEATATKTSATIQKTGIDYKPPEYKEHDFSEAPKFTTPLADRSTTVGYNAKLLCAVRGFPKPKVQWMKNQMIIGDDPKFRQINNQGICSLEIRKPGNFDGGVYTCRAKNEHGEALVSCKLEVKQPVIADADKK, translated from the exons ATGCCAGCAAAACCAGCCCCCATAAAGAAGTCGGCCAAAGCCGCCAAGAAGGAGGAACCCGCACCCGCGCCTGCGCCTGCGCCTGCACCAGCACCTGAGCCCGCAGCTGAGCCCGCACCTGCCGAACCTGCGCCCGCTGAGCCTGTCCCCGCTGAAGCTGCCCCGGCAGAGGCTGCCCCTGCTGAAGCTGCCCCTGCCGGGGGCGAAGCCCCACCAGCTGAAGCCCCACCAGCGGTGGAGGCAGCACCTCCTGCAAAAG AGCCAACTAGCGAGCCATTGGAGCTTGGTGTTGAAGATGTCAATGATACTTCAGTCACCATTACATGGAGACCACCCGCCACCATTGGAAACTCTGGTTTGGATGGATACACTGTGGAAATCTGCAAGGAAGGAA CTGGTGACTGGAAAGCGGCTAACGAGGAGCTCACTGTGTCCTGCCGTTACGTCATCAAGAACCAGACCACCGGTGACCGCCTGAACATTAGGGTGGTGGCCATGAACCCTGGCGGCCGCAGCCCTCCCGCCACACTGACTGACCCTGTCCTGGTCAGAGAGGTCGTGG ATCGCCCCAAAATCCGTCTGCCACGTTTCCTGAGGCAGCGTTACGTGAAAAATGTTGGCGAGAAGATCAACATTGTTATTCCCTTCAGT GGCAAACCACAACCTGTTGTCTCATGGACAAAGGACGGCCAGCCTATTGACACTAAAAAGGTAAATATTCGCAACAGTGACAAGGACAGCATCTTCTTCATCCGTGCCGCCGAGAGAGCCGACTCCGGTGTGTATGAGATGTGTGTTAAAGTCGAAAGCTTTGAGGACAAAGCCCAGATTACTCTGCAGATTGTTG AGTTGCCTGGACCTCCAGCCAGTGTCAAGATCGTGGACACATGGGGTTTCAACGTTGCTCTGGAATGGACCGAGCCCAAAGACAGTGGAAACACAGCAATCACCGGATACACCATCCAGAAGGCCGACAAAAAGACAGGG GACTGGTTCACAGTATTGGAACACTATCACAGAATGAATGCCACCATTTCAGACCTTATCATGGGCAACACCTACTTTTTCAGGGTCTTCACTGAGAACAAATGTGGAATTAGTCAAGAGGCAACTGCCACAAAGACCTCAGCCACAATCCAGAAGACAG GAATTGACTACAAGCCTCCAGAGTATAAGGAACATGACTTCAGTGAGGCACCCAAATTCACCACCCCCCTGGCAGACCGCAGCACTACTGTTGGATATAACGCCAAGCTGCTTTGTGCCGTTAGAGGATTCCCTAAG CCTAAGGTCCAGTGGATGAAGAATCAGATGATCATTGGCGATGACCCTAAGTTCAGGCAGATCAACAACCAGGGCATCTGCTCCCTAGAGATCCGTAAACCCGGCAACTTTGACGGTGGCGTTTACACCTGCAGGGCCAAGAACGAGCACGGAGAGGCCTTAGTTAGCTGCAAACTGGAGGTGAAAC